The following proteins come from a genomic window of Nautilia profundicola AmH:
- a CDS encoding CvfB family protein yields MIEEYLKLGSLNRLKISKKTPQGLYLEALDGDTVLLPNRYVTDDMNIGDEIEVFIYNDSEDRYVATTDKPKYEYGEFGVFRVVDVAKFGVFVDWGMPKDLFMPLGNMKKQLNKGDSVIGKIVYDEKTDRLMLDSKLSRHIKKAKNYDVNDEVKIIVIAKTPLGYKCIVDDMYEGMLFDNEIFEDVRVGQKKKAFVKNLREDGKLDLSLQKIGSRDDVKDKVYNVLKEWGEMKITTKSDPEEIKKYFKVSKKAFKSAVNELIKENEIVQENGTIRIK; encoded by the coding sequence ATGATTGAAGAATATTTGAAATTAGGCTCTCTTAACAGACTCAAAATTTCCAAAAAAACTCCTCAGGGGCTTTACCTTGAAGCCCTTGACGGTGACACCGTTTTACTCCCTAACAGATACGTAACCGATGATATGAATATAGGCGATGAAATAGAAGTGTTTATCTATAACGATTCGGAAGACAGATACGTGGCAACCACCGATAAACCGAAATACGAATACGGGGAATTCGGAGTATTCAGGGTTGTGGACGTAGCAAAATTCGGTGTATTTGTTGACTGGGGAATGCCAAAAGATCTTTTCATGCCGCTTGGAAATATGAAAAAACAATTAAACAAGGGCGACAGTGTAATAGGTAAAATCGTATATGACGAAAAAACTGACAGATTAATGCTTGATTCTAAACTATCAAGGCATATCAAAAAAGCAAAAAACTATGATGTTAACGATGAAGTAAAAATAATAGTAATCGCAAAAACTCCTCTCGGATACAAATGTATAGTTGATGACATGTATGAGGGAATGCTTTTTGATAACGAAATATTTGAAGATGTAAGAGTGGGGCAAAAGAAAAAAGCGTTTGTCAAAAACTTAAGAGAGGATGGAAAACTTGATCTTTCACTTCAAAAAATCGGCTCAAGAGATGATGTTAAAGATAAAGTCTATAATGTTTTAAAAGAATGGGGCGAAATGAAAATAACCACCAAATCAGACCCCGAAGAGATTAAAAAGTACTTCAAAGTCAGTAAAAAAGCCTTCAAATCGGCTGTAAACGAGCTGATTAAAGAAAATGAAATCGTTCAGGAAAATGGTACAATAAGAATAAAATAA
- a CDS encoding molybdopterin-dependent oxidoreductase, protein MFCPLDCWDSCKLKVKSEKLKVKFEGDSITPYLCWKLNNYFKFPSETTPKYNSKNIMLNETLDKLADILKNKGPKRVLFVKGSGNMGIMQNVTKLFFENYGATFAVGSTCDGLGEEGIIKGRGKSLILPTWIIKNAKNIIIWGRNPYVTNIHLIPMIKDKFTVTIDAIETKTAKNSDLFIQVKPNSDFYLAILLAQMVIESEQYEVSDNFDEYKKIVFSYDKKDLMKKCGINNEELMKLFEIIKQGGAVLTGLGTAKCKECWKTTWAIDSLFYMLGYFGKKDRGVAFLGSSGYGINNPFSMNHKNKVPLWDVNLDDYEVVFVQAGNPLVSFPNRHEWQKLKNKTTVVFGKYMDETAQIATLFIPSKDFFEKKDVRGSYFHEYVITNEKCKVKNEKCISEYELTKFLMNEFGFTGLKSEDEYIEEILNADLEKTGDEIYRKRVFDKPPYSDGFFTDNGKFKFLNEDFEYNKKPFEIVTAKHDKALNSQFQRDEIIYINPNSKNIMLRWVTENIPEKRVVFTENIPENIIYAKGGSVINEFINCKGENAYYEIH, encoded by the coding sequence ATGTTCTGTCCGCTTGACTGTTGGGACTCCTGCAAGTTAAAAGTTAAAAGTGAAAAATTAAAAGTTAAATTTGAGGGGGATTCAATAACTCCTTATTTATGCTGGAAGCTGAACAATTACTTCAAATTTCCTTCCGAAACCACTCCAAAATACAATAGTAAAAATATTATGTTAAATGAAACTCTGGATAAATTAGCTGATATATTGAAAAATAAAGGCCCCAAAAGAGTGCTTTTTGTAAAAGGTTCCGGTAATATGGGGATTATGCAAAACGTAACAAAGCTTTTTTTTGAAAATTACGGAGCAACATTTGCCGTAGGTTCCACATGCGATGGGCTTGGAGAAGAGGGGATAATTAAAGGGCGTGGAAAATCACTAATACTTCCCACTTGGATAATTAAAAACGCTAAAAACATCATCATATGGGGCAGAAACCCGTATGTGACAAACATTCATTTAATTCCAATGATAAAAGACAAGTTTACTGTAACTATTGATGCTATTGAAACTAAAACGGCTAAAAACTCTGATCTTTTCATACAGGTAAAACCAAACAGCGATTTTTACTTGGCTATACTGCTGGCTCAAATGGTGATTGAAAGTGAGCAATATGAAGTGAGTGATAATTTTGATGAGTATAAAAAAATAGTCTTTTCATATGATAAAAAAGATCTAATGAAAAAATGTGGAATAAATAACGAAGAATTAATGAAACTTTTTGAAATCATAAAACAGGGCGGTGCAGTCCTTACAGGGCTTGGAACGGCAAAATGTAAAGAATGCTGGAAAACCACATGGGCTATTGACAGTTTATTTTATATGCTTGGATATTTCGGAAAGAAAGACAGGGGAGTTGCGTTTCTTGGAAGCAGCGGATACGGAATAAATAACCCTTTCAGTATGAATCATAAAAACAAAGTGCCGCTCTGGGATGTAAACCTTGATGATTATGAAGTTGTTTTTGTACAGGCGGGTAATCCTCTTGTAAGTTTCCCAAACAGGCATGAATGGCAAAAACTTAAAAACAAAACAACGGTCGTTTTTGGTAAATATATGGATGAAACGGCTCAAATTGCCACGCTTTTTATCCCGAGTAAAGATTTTTTTGAGAAAAAGGATGTGAGGGGGAGTTATTTTCACGAATATGTCATAACAAATGAAAAGTGTAAAGTGAAAAATGAAAAATGTATAAGTGAATATGAATTAACAAAATTTTTAATGAATGAGTTTGGATTTACGGGCTTAAAAAGCGAGGATGAATATATTGAAGAGATTTTAAATGCCGATTTGGAAAAAACAGGGGATGAAATATACCGCAAAAGGGTATTCGATAAGCCCCCATATAGTGACGGCTTTTTTACGGATAACGGAAAATTTAAATTTTTAAATGAAGATTTTGAATACAATAAAAAACCTTTTGAAATAGTGACGGCAAAGCATGATAAAGCTCTGAATTCGCAGTTTCAACGTGATGAAATTATCTATATCAATCCAAACAGTAAAAATATTATGTTAAGATGGGTTACAGAAAATATTCCAGAAAAAAGAGTTGTGTTTACTGAAAATATACCTGAAAACATCATATACGCCAAAGGCGGAAGCGTTATAAACGAATTTATAAACTGCAAAGGAGAAAATGCGTATTATGAAATTCACTAA
- a CDS encoding YchJ family protein, with product MRIMKFTKNSPCPCGSGKKYKECCFKWHKIGSAPNALLLMKSRYTAYAIGDADYVIKTTHPDSPHFEKDLNEWKRSVKEFGNSEFKKLEIIEFIDGDNEAYVEFKAYINDYVMHEKSRFIKDGKWFYIDGIQKDV from the coding sequence ATGCGTATTATGAAATTCACTAAAAATTCTCCGTGTCCCTGCGGAAGCGGTAAGAAATATAAAGAGTGTTGTTTTAAATGGCACAAAATCGGAAGCGCTCCGAATGCTTTACTTCTGATGAAAAGCAGATACACGGCATATGCTATCGGAGATGCTGATTATGTAATTAAAACCACACATCCCGATTCACCGCACTTTGAAAAAGATCTAAATGAATGGAAAAGGTCTGTTAAGGAATTCGGCAACAGTGAATTTAAAAAACTCGAAATTATTGAATTTATTGACGGTGATAATGAAGCGTATGTGGAATTTAAGGCATATATTAATGATTATGTAATGCATGAAAAAAGCAGGTTTATTAAAGACGGGAAGTGGTTTTATATTGACGGCATACAAAAAGATGTATAA
- a CDS encoding LOG family protein — MKIVTTFGASRVDDAELYDEGVELGRFLAENGFTVKCGGYGGLMEAVSKGVKEGGGEVIGITLEYFDEIRPKNPYLTKRIPTKDLFERLKKLIEDSGMFIAQTGSIGTLNEIFMVWALKYGLGLDFRICLIGKIYEEFNNCTFIPKERLKDIEIYENLEVFKKNF; from the coding sequence ATGAAAATAGTAACGACATTCGGTGCAAGCAGGGTGGATGATGCGGAGCTTTACGATGAAGGTGTTGAACTCGGCAGGTTTTTGGCTGAAAATGGCTTCACAGTTAAATGCGGTGGATACGGGGGACTTATGGAGGCCGTTAGCAAGGGTGTCAAAGAAGGAGGAGGAGAAGTAATCGGTATTACACTCGAATATTTTGATGAAATACGTCCTAAAAACCCTTATCTTACAAAACGTATACCTACAAAAGATCTGTTTGAAAGATTAAAAAAGCTGATTGAAGACAGTGGTATGTTTATAGCTCAAACAGGCAGTATCGGAACATTAAATGAAATATTTATGGTTTGGGCTTTGAAGTACGGATTAGGACTTGATTTTAGGATCTGTTTAATAGGCAAAATTTATGAAGAGTTTAATAATTGTACGTTTATACCTAAAGAGAGACTAAAAGATATTGAGATTTATGAGAATTTAGAAGTTTTTAAGAAAAATTTTTGA
- a CDS encoding phosphoglycolate phosphatase produces MELLIFDLDGTLIDSVPDLTDAINKTFNELGIDRVTEEEVRNYLGNGARTLIERALKEKNDRELLQKALQSFKNHYKNNVCVKTSLYPGVKETLEKLPHKKAIVTNKPYEFVGEILKTLGIDTHFEMYIGGESLPEKKPSPMPLLYVCEKMGFDPKNSIMIGDSKNDIIAAKNAQIKSIAVNYGYNYGEDVAVFEPDIIIDEFNKLLEVL; encoded by the coding sequence TTGGAACTGTTGATTTTTGATTTGGACGGAACACTCATAGATTCAGTGCCCGATTTGACTGATGCAATTAATAAAACATTTAATGAACTCGGTATTGATAGGGTAACTGAAGAAGAGGTTAGAAATTATCTCGGAAACGGTGCAAGGACTTTGATTGAAAGGGCCTTAAAAGAGAAAAACGACCGGGAGTTACTCCAAAAAGCATTACAATCATTCAAAAACCACTATAAAAACAACGTCTGTGTAAAAACATCCCTTTATCCCGGAGTTAAAGAAACCCTCGAGAAACTTCCGCATAAAAAAGCGATTGTTACGAATAAACCGTATGAATTTGTGGGGGAGATATTAAAAACTCTCGGAATTGACACTCACTTTGAAATGTATATCGGAGGGGAAAGTCTGCCGGAAAAAAAACCGTCACCAATGCCTCTTTTGTATGTATGTGAAAAAATGGGGTTTGATCCAAAAAACAGCATTATGATAGGTGATTCCAAAAATGATATTATTGCCGCAAAAAATGCTCAAATTAAATCAATAGCGGTAAACTACGGATACAATTACGGAGAAGATGTTGCAGTGTTTGAGCCTGATATAATAATTGATGAATTCAATAAACTTTTGGAGGTTTTATGA
- a CDS encoding FAD-dependent oxidoreductase: MKVAIIGGGITGSSIAMYLENLGIEVKLFEKNDLVSGPPICHLHAGGNLYREITLKEKIALLKESIDFIRLYPHAIDYRPTVIVVPKSDEGDPEDLIETLDILKNEYKKLISEDPKNKVLGDPDEYYRLYYKEDILKLKNKDLIKNPKTADEWLIPFAKYVDLESIKYPVILVQEYGVNVFRLAAIAKLILEKKGIVKYEEANVEKKGDKWIVNGEEFDYLINAAGYRSGEIDDALEFKRERLTEFKAAYVVKNNDFNFAWPEIIFHGKRGTPKGMAQFTPYPNGYFQLHGMTKDITLFEDGLVSSDEKSSYPKLPKHFIEKIEKGWQKEEAGKRAKRAIEHMSQYIPEFSSSEVTYVPLYGAQQIPGCDAELRAVEISFEDNYARCEVVKASTVTSMADSIVKDLSKKFAIPYKKQIEIDEINKLSDELITEKSCEIAQKRGYPEDMGKRCFKA, translated from the coding sequence ATGAAAGTAGCGATTATAGGAGGAGGAATTACGGGCAGCAGTATTGCTATGTATCTTGAGAATTTAGGTATAGAGGTTAAACTTTTTGAGAAAAACGATCTTGTAAGCGGACCTCCGATTTGCCACTTGCATGCCGGAGGGAATTTATACAGGGAAATAACGCTAAAAGAAAAAATCGCTCTTTTAAAAGAATCTATCGACTTTATAAGACTTTATCCACATGCAATTGATTACAGACCTACGGTTATAGTCGTTCCGAAAAGTGACGAAGGGGATCCTGAAGATTTAATAGAAACTCTTGATATTTTAAAAAACGAATATAAAAAACTCATAAGTGAAGATCCGAAAAACAAAGTTTTGGGTGATCCTGATGAATATTACAGACTTTATTATAAAGAAGATATATTGAAATTAAAAAACAAAGATTTAATCAAAAACCCTAAAACAGCTGACGAATGGCTTATACCGTTTGCAAAATATGTTGATCTTGAGAGTATCAAATACCCGGTGATTTTAGTTCAGGAATACGGAGTAAACGTATTCAGACTTGCGGCTATTGCAAAGCTCATTCTTGAAAAGAAAGGAATAGTGAAATATGAAGAAGCCAATGTCGAAAAAAAAGGCGACAAATGGATTGTAAACGGTGAAGAATTTGATTATTTAATAAATGCAGCCGGTTACAGAAGCGGCGAGATTGATGACGCACTTGAATTTAAACGCGAGAGACTCACAGAGTTCAAAGCGGCATATGTGGTAAAAAACAATGATTTTAATTTCGCATGGCCTGAGATAATTTTCCACGGCAAAAGGGGAACCCCAAAAGGAATGGCCCAGTTTACGCCTTATCCTAACGGTTATTTTCAGCTTCATGGTATGACAAAAGATATCACACTCTTTGAAGACGGGCTTGTAAGTTCGGATGAAAAAAGTTCATACCCAAAACTTCCAAAACATTTCATTGAAAAAATAGAAAAAGGCTGGCAAAAAGAAGAAGCGGGCAAGAGAGCCAAAAGAGCGATTGAACATATGAGTCAGTATATCCCGGAATTTAGTTCAAGCGAGGTTACTTACGTACCTTTATACGGAGCGCAGCAGATTCCGGGCTGCGATGCGGAATTAAGAGCGGTTGAGATAAGTTTTGAAGATAATTACGCAAGGTGTGAAGTTGTAAAAGCGTCAACCGTTACGTCAATGGCTGATTCGATTGTAAAAGATTTAAGTAAGAAATTCGCAATACCTTATAAAAAACAGATTGAAATAGATGAAATAAATAAGCTCAGTGATGAATTAATTACAGAAAAATCATGTGAAATTGCACAAAAAAGAGGATACCCGGAAGATATGGGCAAAAGATGTTTTAAAGCTTGA
- the recR gene encoding recombination mediator RecR has protein sequence MKDLHSINRLIEAFEELPSIGKKSATRLALSIAKDKFKALKLINAIEDVVANIKECEICGNFSEHEICDICASENRDKTLAIVENSKDIMIIEESGSYNGYYFVLTHIDDEVIQKLREIIKDKEIKEVIFAFPPSVESEARSLYIEDKLKDLNIEFTQIAQGVPTGVHFENVDVNSLAKAIKLRFKL, from the coding sequence ATGAAAGACTTACACTCAATCAACAGACTTATTGAAGCTTTTGAGGAGCTGCCGAGTATAGGTAAAAAATCGGCAACAAGACTTGCCCTTTCCATTGCAAAAGACAAATTTAAAGCCTTAAAACTTATTAACGCAATAGAAGATGTGGTTGCGAATATTAAAGAATGCGAAATTTGTGGTAATTTCAGTGAGCACGAAATCTGCGACATATGTGCGTCTGAAAACAGAGATAAAACACTCGCAATAGTAGAGAATTCAAAAGATATTATGATTATAGAAGAATCCGGAAGTTATAACGGATATTATTTTGTATTAACTCATATCGACGATGAGGTTATACAAAAATTAAGGGAAATTATTAAAGATAAAGAAATAAAAGAAGTTATATTTGCTTTTCCACCGTCGGTGGAGTCGGAAGCGAGAAGCCTTTATATTGAAGATAAACTAAAAGATTTAAATATAGAATTCACGCAAATAGCACAGGGAGTTCCGACGGGCGTTCATTTTGAAAATGTAGACGTAAACTCTCTTGCAAAAGCTATTAAGCTTAGATTCAAGCTTTAA
- the msrB gene encoding peptide-methionine (R)-S-oxide reductase MsrB, producing the protein MCECKNTLSDFEKYVICEKGTEPPFNNEYWDNKTPGIYKCRCCGTELFSSEHKFDSGTGWPSFYISIGPVLEQADFTGGMTRIEAMCGNCRGHLGHIFGDGPAPTGIRYCINSASLKFIPKYGDKSGS; encoded by the coding sequence ATGTGCGAATGCAAAAACACATTAAGTGATTTCGAAAAATACGTTATTTGTGAAAAAGGTACCGAACCTCCTTTCAATAACGAATACTGGGATAATAAAACACCGGGAATCTACAAATGCAGATGCTGTGGAACGGAGCTTTTCAGCAGTGAGCATAAATTTGACAGCGGTACGGGCTGGCCGAGTTTTTATATATCGATCGGACCTGTGCTTGAACAGGCGGATTTTACAGGAGGTATGACGAGAATAGAAGCAATGTGCGGCAACTGCAGGGGCCATCTCGGACATATCTTCGGCGACGGTCCGGCACCTACGGGAATCAGATACTGTATAAATTCTGCAAGTTTGAAATTCATACCTAAATACGGAGATAAAAGTGGCTCTTAG
- a CDS encoding alpha/beta fold hydrolase, which translates to MALRTVKIDNKHFDISYEIINPSNKKDIIFLHGWGSNKEIMKSFKNNFKDFRHIYIDMPGFGKSSNDYVLTTKDYAKILDKFLEDINVKKEIIVGHSFGGKVATLLNPDLLVLLASAGIIIPKPKSVQIKIKIYKFLKKIGLGSLRDLFVSSDVKGMSENMYETFKKVVDEDFSEEFKNFRNNALIFGGSSDTAVPPYAIKKQSDLLACDFDILNGDHYFFFTGENAEKNRQIIEQKVLECIK; encoded by the coding sequence GTGGCTCTTAGAACTGTAAAAATCGACAATAAACACTTTGATATATCATATGAGATTATTAACCCTTCCAATAAAAAAGATATAATTTTTCTGCACGGATGGGGAAGTAACAAAGAGATTATGAAAAGTTTTAAAAATAATTTCAAAGATTTCAGACATATTTATATTGATATGCCTGGATTTGGAAAATCAAGCAATGATTATGTATTAACCACAAAAGATTATGCCAAAATATTAGATAAATTCTTAGAAGATATTAATGTCAAAAAAGAGATAATAGTAGGCCACAGTTTTGGAGGTAAAGTAGCAACGCTTCTAAACCCTGATCTTTTAGTGTTGCTTGCAAGCGCCGGAATTATAATTCCGAAACCTAAAAGTGTACAAATAAAAATAAAAATCTATAAATTCCTTAAAAAAATCGGCCTCGGTTCATTAAGAGACCTGTTTGTAAGCAGTGATGTAAAAGGTATGAGTGAAAATATGTATGAAACGTTTAAAAAAGTGGTTGACGAAGACTTTAGTGAAGAATTTAAAAATTTCCGAAACAATGCTTTGATTTTCGGAGGAAGCAGTGATACCGCCGTTCCTCCTTATGCAATAAAAAAACAAAGTGACCTTTTGGCGTGTGACTTTGATATATTAAATGGTGATCATTATTTCTTCTTTACCGGGGAAAACGCCGAAAAAAACAGACAGATAATTGAGCAAAAAGTTCTCGAATGTATAAAATAA
- a CDS encoding macro domain-containing protein encodes MYKIIVKQGNIFDEKEADFIVNPSNTDLFLGSGVSAAFRINCGNELQTEMKKYTPIKQGEVIVTSCPKNPNFKHALHAAVMDYSKLNPSPTYDTIKTILRNIEKLIKPHAPCKMVLPLMGTGVGGLDKEKVIRIYKEFFSRDVDFECEVIIYGYRHDDYKLIKKIFDE; translated from the coding sequence ATGTATAAAATAATTGTAAAACAGGGGAATATCTTTGATGAAAAAGAAGCGGACTTTATTGTAAATCCTTCAAATACTGATCTTTTCTTAGGAAGCGGGGTATCAGCCGCATTTAGAATAAACTGTGGAAATGAACTGCAGACTGAAATGAAAAAATATACTCCGATAAAACAGGGAGAAGTAATAGTTACAAGCTGCCCTAAAAATCCAAACTTCAAACATGCTTTGCATGCTGCGGTAATGGACTATTCAAAACTAAATCCCTCACCCACATACGACACAATCAAAACCATCCTTAGAAACATTGAAAAATTAATAAAACCTCATGCTCCCTGCAAAATGGTACTGCCGCTTATGGGTACGGGAGTAGGCGGCCTTGATAAAGAAAAAGTTATAAGAATATATAAAGAGTTTTTTTCAAGGGATGTGGATTTTGAGTGTGAAGTAATTATTTACGGCTACAGACATGATGATTATAAACTTATAAAAAAGATATTCGATGAATAA